In Halobaculum rubrum, the following are encoded in one genomic region:
- a CDS encoding ATP-binding protein has product MTSANLTPITKDDQPTSHVTVGKSKVGPGAKIARVRHAGREAFFRVETEEDGFASTIKNKVYLNSNVATLFGGINRTNDFYVDTDVSLGAVRACKRATIYAEGINEEALTSALAEGQFLLHPIHEVVDIGGERVEFVVDELEPQATTLRVDDDTEFEFLDEPPTNTGPPAGAAGGGPDGEGASGGDGSGRGGKQADEEEANIDITPQNPTTSFEEDVAGLEEVKRTAEMMLSLFEPDVRDEVVERYGEEFADRGGGMMLYGPPGCGKTLVSEAIAYEAKHNTDIEDSYGEVVFLEVRGSDVVSKYSGESEKNIRAAFEQAHEAAGDGFAVLFFDEVETLIPDRSDDIQRHERALTNAFLQEMNDVEDNLLVIGATNMPFSIDPAATRRFPIQQFIPQPDAEVMSEVWRTSLGRIGEELDEEAIEELGEASVGYTPAEIADRILGSELQRELIESVIDGDAITPDKGYLMEKLEKSEPKTVRQYVSSTMKQASELEGYPEMKRYLEEQAQQIREENAASTESPAAPDGGDADDAPAATGSDTGAE; this is encoded by the coding sequence ATGACGAGTGCCAATCTCACGCCGATCACGAAAGACGACCAGCCGACCTCCCACGTCACCGTAGGGAAGAGCAAAGTCGGACCGGGCGCGAAGATCGCCCGGGTCCGCCACGCCGGTCGCGAGGCGTTCTTCCGGGTCGAAACCGAGGAGGACGGCTTCGCGAGCACTATCAAGAACAAGGTCTACCTCAACAGCAACGTCGCGACGCTGTTCGGGGGGATCAACCGGACGAACGACTTCTACGTCGACACCGACGTGTCGCTCGGCGCGGTCCGCGCGTGCAAACGTGCGACCATCTACGCCGAGGGCATCAACGAGGAGGCGCTGACGTCGGCGCTCGCGGAGGGACAGTTCCTGTTGCATCCGATCCACGAGGTAGTCGACATCGGCGGCGAGCGCGTCGAGTTCGTCGTCGACGAGCTGGAGCCGCAGGCGACGACCCTCCGTGTCGACGACGATACCGAGTTCGAGTTCCTCGACGAACCGCCGACGAACACGGGCCCGCCGGCGGGTGCCGCCGGCGGCGGCCCCGACGGCGAGGGGGCATCGGGAGGCGACGGCTCGGGGAGGGGGGGCAAGCAGGCCGACGAGGAGGAGGCCAACATCGACATCACGCCGCAGAACCCGACGACGAGCTTCGAGGAGGACGTCGCCGGCCTCGAGGAGGTGAAACGGACCGCCGAGATGATGCTGTCGCTGTTCGAGCCGGACGTCCGCGACGAGGTCGTCGAGCGCTACGGCGAGGAGTTCGCCGACCGCGGCGGCGGCATGATGCTGTACGGCCCGCCCGGCTGCGGGAAGACGCTCGTCTCGGAGGCGATCGCCTACGAGGCGAAACACAACACCGACATCGAGGACAGCTACGGCGAGGTCGTCTTCCTCGAGGTCCGCGGCAGCGACGTGGTGTCGAAGTACTCCGGCGAGTCGGAGAAGAACATCCGCGCGGCGTTCGAACAGGCCCACGAGGCCGCCGGCGACGGGTTCGCCGTGCTGTTCTTCGACGAGGTAGAGACCCTCATCCCGGACCGCTCGGACGACATCCAGCGCCACGAGCGGGCGCTGACGAACGCGTTCCTGCAGGAGATGAACGACGTGGAGGACAACCTCCTCGTCATCGGCGCGACGAACATGCCGTTCAGCATCGACCCGGCCGCGACCCGTCGGTTCCCGATCCAGCAGTTCATTCCCCAACCCGACGCCGAGGTGATGTCGGAGGTGTGGCGCACGTCGCTGGGACGCATCGGCGAGGAACTCGACGAGGAGGCCATCGAGGAGCTGGGCGAGGCGTCGGTCGGATACACCCCCGCGGAGATCGCCGACCGGATACTCGGCTCGGAACTGCAGCGCGAACTCATCGAGAGCGTCATCGACGGCGACGCGATCACCCCGGACAAGGGGTATCTCATGGAGAAGCTCGAGAAGTCCGAGCCGAAGACGGTCCGTCAGTACGTCTCCTCGACGATGAAGCAGGCCTCGGAGCTGGAGGGGTATCCCGAGATGAAGCGGTACCTCGAGGAGCAGGCTCAGCAGATCCGCGAGGAGAACGCCGCGAGCACGGAGTCGCCCGCGGCGCCCGACGGCGGCGATGCCGACGACGCGCCGGCGGCGACGGGAAGCGATACGGGGGCCGAGTAG
- the nadE gene encoding NAD(+) synthase — MSAGHSEPRATAAGSREAGATEQLRSQSTRLIRETADALDAEHAVVCLSGGVDSATTAALAVEALGASAVTALIMPTDTTDERHVGDARSFADSLGVDHATVPLDPALDVFKRYVAPRIAADGDAVAAGNLAARLRMACAHLVADASDGMVVGTSNRTERLLGYFTKYGDDAADLHPLGEYDKTAVRALATALDVPPEIIARPPTAGFWPGQTDESDLGASYATLDSVLGALVGAGSNASPSPIDEATGVDRETVTRLLGRVRRTAHKRERPPSPSPHVVDASAGTTAGGDHSLVGGDRRAARIVANARDLVGSRVDAADAEGVVVDLGAGRESGAAAAIAVEALGAARVRGLHLPCHKAAGLDAPSPQSIADDLGIAADRVTIRPLVAELEAALPTRVTERAGATDLGEFVSRVRTACRYYVANADDRLVVGTTNRTDTLLGRVTRYGDAAADLRPLGDTYASELSAIGRQLGCSVVASGPADQCDYGRLSGVAPDDTRATPDDIPPELLDAILVRLVDRDLGIERTADAVDADREAVRWCAARHASSKRTRSRPPTTAGGDARRHFHELELKFDSAASGPQS, encoded by the coding sequence GTGTCGGCCGGACACTCGGAACCGCGTGCGACAGCCGCCGGCAGCCGCGAGGCCGGCGCCACTGAACAGTTGCGTTCGCAGTCGACGAGGCTGATCCGGGAAACGGCCGACGCGCTCGACGCGGAGCACGCCGTCGTCTGTCTGTCCGGGGGCGTCGACTCGGCGACCACGGCCGCGCTCGCCGTCGAGGCGCTCGGCGCCTCCGCGGTGACGGCGCTGATCATGCCGACCGACACGACCGACGAGCGGCACGTGGGCGACGCCCGATCGTTTGCCGACTCGCTCGGCGTTGACCACGCAACCGTCCCGCTGGATCCCGCGCTGGACGTGTTCAAGCGGTACGTCGCCCCGCGGATCGCCGCGGACGGCGACGCAGTCGCCGCCGGGAATCTAGCTGCACGCCTTCGGATGGCGTGTGCGCATCTCGTTGCCGACGCGTCCGACGGGATGGTCGTCGGCACGAGCAACCGGACCGAGCGGCTGCTCGGCTACTTCACGAAGTACGGCGACGACGCCGCGGACCTGCACCCGCTCGGCGAGTACGACAAGACGGCCGTTCGGGCGCTCGCGACCGCACTCGACGTGCCACCGGAGATCATCGCCCGCCCGCCGACTGCGGGATTCTGGCCGGGACAGACCGACGAGTCCGATCTCGGTGCCTCCTACGCGACGCTCGACAGCGTGCTGGGTGCACTCGTCGGGGCGGGGTCGAACGCTTCGCCGTCGCCGATCGACGAGGCGACGGGTGTCGACCGCGAAACCGTCACCCGCCTCCTCGGTCGGGTCCGACGCACCGCTCACAAGCGAGAACGACCGCCCTCGCCGTCCCCGCACGTCGTCGACGCGTCCGCTGGAACCACTGCCGGTGGCGATCACTCGCTCGTCGGGGGCGACCGGCGGGCGGCGAGGATCGTCGCGAACGCTCGCGATCTCGTTGGCTCCCGTGTCGACGCGGCCGACGCCGAGGGCGTGGTCGTCGACCTCGGAGCCGGACGGGAGTCGGGTGCCGCCGCCGCGATCGCCGTCGAAGCGCTCGGTGCGGCGCGGGTCCGCGGGCTCCACCTTCCATGTCACAAGGCGGCCGGGCTCGACGCGCCGAGCCCACAGTCGATCGCCGACGACCTCGGGATCGCCGCGGACCGGGTGACGATCAGACCCCTCGTCGCGGAACTCGAGGCGGCGCTTCCGACGCGAGTAACCGAGCGAGCGGGGGCGACCGACCTGGGCGAGTTCGTCTCGCGGGTCCGGACGGCGTGTCGGTACTACGTCGCCAACGCCGACGACAGGCTCGTCGTGGGGACGACGAACCGAACGGACACCCTGCTCGGACGCGTGACGCGATACGGCGACGCGGCGGCCGACCTCCGGCCGCTGGGCGACACATATGCGAGCGAACTGTCGGCGATCGGTCGACAGCTCGGGTGTTCCGTCGTCGCTTCAGGTCCGGCCGATCAGTGTGACTACGGCCGTTTGAGCGGTGTCGCACCCGATGACACCCGAGCAACACCGGACGATATCCCCCCCGAGCTGCTCGATGCGATCCTCGTTCGGCTCGTCGACCGTGATCTCGGTATCGAGCGAACCGCCGACGCGGTCGACGCGGACCGCGAGGCGGTCCGGTGGTGTGCCGCCCGACATGCCTCGTCCAAGCGGACCCGCTCGCGCCCGCCGACGACCGCCGGCGGCGACGCTCGAAGGCACTTCCACGAACTCGAACTGAAGTTCGACTCGGCGGCCTCCGGCCCGCAGTCGTAG
- a CDS encoding TrmB family transcriptional regulator: MDLTSSQREILNTLVNGYETTESPMPATEIADVCDRHVGTIRNLMQMMKSLGLVEGVPGSEGGYVPTEAAFSALGRDPAANGDGETIGLAHGYDRVDVAVESIDFTNVHHPEKCRATVTFRESVTRFSVGDPVIVGPTPNSGLVITGQVEATDEGHNVLHLDVARMEAPLER; the protein is encoded by the coding sequence ATGGACCTGACCAGCAGTCAGCGGGAGATCCTGAACACCCTCGTCAACGGGTACGAGACGACCGAGTCCCCGATGCCGGCCACGGAGATCGCCGACGTGTGCGACCGGCACGTGGGAACGATCCGAAACCTGATGCAGATGATGAAGTCGCTCGGACTGGTCGAGGGCGTTCCGGGCTCCGAGGGCGGGTACGTGCCGACCGAGGCCGCCTTCTCGGCGCTGGGGCGTGACCCCGCCGCGAACGGCGACGGCGAGACGATCGGACTCGCCCACGGCTACGACCGGGTCGACGTGGCCGTCGAGTCGATCGACTTCACGAACGTCCATCATCCGGAGAAGTGTCGCGCCACCGTGACGTTTCGGGAGTCGGTCACCCGGTTCAGCGTGGGCGATCCGGTGATCGTCGGGCCGACTCCGAACTCGGGGCTCGTCATCACCGGGCAAGTCGAGGCGACCGACGAGGGCCACAACGTCCTCCACCTCGACGTAGCGCGGATGGAAGCACCGTTGGAGCGGTAG
- a CDS encoding acetamidase/formamidase family protein, which yields MSREVVSHTHGHVYEFAPAMEPVYTAADGERLTFETIDSLNGAIQTDDDLLEAIPEEVNAATGPVAVEGAEPGDVLRVEIEDIRVNEDRGRVVTAPGFGLLQDRDDIEHPATRVTEVSDDGESLSFGDRTVPIDPVIGTIGVATAEESVSTLTPHDHGGNLDTTDMTTGTTAYFPVFQEGGMLAMGDSKAAMADGEMCGTGAEIGTDIDVTVSVVSDPPVSLERPLVHTDSAWKTIASAETLEEAVRLANEDLIELLSHDHGYSATEAYLFSSLVGGLEISQVVDPLVTARNAIPEEYLSDPF from the coding sequence ATGTCACGAGAAGTGGTGTCACACACCCACGGGCACGTGTACGAGTTCGCGCCGGCGATGGAGCCGGTCTACACCGCGGCCGACGGCGAACGGCTGACGTTCGAGACGATCGACAGCCTCAACGGCGCCATCCAGACCGACGACGACCTGTTGGAGGCGATCCCCGAGGAAGTCAACGCCGCGACCGGCCCGGTGGCCGTCGAGGGCGCCGAACCGGGCGACGTCCTCCGCGTCGAGATCGAGGATATCCGCGTGAACGAGGACCGGGGGCGCGTCGTCACCGCGCCGGGGTTCGGCCTCCTGCAGGACCGCGATGACATCGAGCACCCCGCGACGCGGGTGACTGAGGTGAGCGACGACGGCGAGTCGCTGTCGTTCGGCGATCGAACGGTCCCGATCGACCCGGTCATCGGAACGATCGGCGTCGCGACGGCCGAGGAATCGGTCTCGACGTTGACCCCGCACGACCACGGCGGAAACCTCGACACGACCGATATGACGACCGGGACGACGGCGTACTTCCCCGTGTTTCAGGAGGGCGGGATGCTGGCGATGGGTGATTCGAAGGCGGCGATGGCCGACGGCGAGATGTGCGGCACCGGCGCCGAGATCGGCACCGACATCGACGTGACCGTCTCGGTCGTCTCCGACCCGCCGGTGTCGCTGGAGCGACCGCTCGTCCACACCGACTCGGCGTGGAAGACGATCGCGAGCGCCGAGACGCTGGAAGAAGCCGTCAGGCTGGCGAACGAGGACCTCATCGAACTCCTGTCTCACGATCACGGCTACTCGGCCACCGAGGCGTATCTGTTCAGCAGCCTCGTTGGCGGGCTGGAGATCAGCCAGGTCGTCGACCCGCTGGTCACCGCTCGCAACGCGATCCCCGAGGAGTACCTCTCGGACCCGTTCTGA
- a CDS encoding DoxX family protein, with product MSTQEIRLRSTIGGFTAEGKLHTLSVWFILALRLMIGLAFFQSGLDKVLSGSFSAAGYLQNAPPANGSPVADLFVAMGSTGWFVDIVNVAVPWGELLIGLGVIVGGLTRLAAFFGAFMMLLFYLGNWDIAHGYINGDFAYMLVFLSVAAFGAGRILGVDQYIEAYDVGGETLIERYPWLRYVLG from the coding sequence ATGTCCACACAAGAGATCCGACTTCGAAGCACGATCGGTGGCTTCACCGCCGAGGGCAAACTGCACACGCTGAGCGTCTGGTTCATCCTCGCGCTCAGACTGATGATCGGATTGGCGTTCTTCCAAAGCGGCCTCGACAAGGTGTTGTCGGGCAGCTTCAGTGCTGCCGGGTATCTCCAGAACGCGCCGCCCGCGAACGGGAGCCCCGTCGCCGATCTGTTCGTCGCGATGGGGAGCACGGGGTGGTTCGTCGATATCGTTAACGTCGCCGTGCCGTGGGGCGAACTGCTCATCGGCCTCGGCGTGATCGTCGGCGGCCTCACCCGGCTGGCGGCGTTCTTCGGGGCGTTCATGATGTTGCTGTTCTACCTCGGTAACTGGGATATCGCTCACGGCTACATCAACGGCGACTTCGCGTACATGCTCGTGTTCCTCTCGGTCGCGGCGTTCGGCGCCGGCCGGATCCTCGGGGTCGACCAGTACATCGAGGCGTACGACGTGGGCGGCGAGACGCTCATCGAGCGGTATCCGTGGCTCCGCTACGTGCTCGGGTGA
- a CDS encoding FAD-binding domain-containing protein has product MTDDSNDPGGVPSPHVVPEGTACVLWHRRHLRVPDQPAVTYATREYETVCPLFVFDPHFYGEDALACDARRRFLDESLTDLRERYADRDTTLVYAHGDPLDVLAQFRDAGWDVVATADATSRYGRRRDDRAAERLDVRYVDGDGIRRGVDDPRDEWAEHVESYFRSDRLSPDESGFGSHGVDAATSVEAIESAYDVTPTKESVPVGGRSPALARLDRFLGRIHEYPGSISAPAAAETGTSRLSPYLRFGCLSVREVFQRLEREAPEGSGKELFRDRLYWNRHYTQKLQDWPGWTERAVNPVFRWLNRDSRDEERIDAWKEGRTGYPMVDASMRCLRETGWLNFRMRAMCASFFGSLLEQPWRVGADHFYEHLVDADPAINYTQWQYQTGLTGVAAVRIYNPRKQARENDPDGTFVHRWVPELADVPPEHLDRPEKLPLSMQADLGVEIGEDYPRPIVEFETARQAARERFDALAARAREAADHPEVRRRLSLSRSGRTDEPADPNATGGAGRNAGQSSLDAFE; this is encoded by the coding sequence ATGACCGACGACTCGAACGACCCCGGGGGCGTGCCGTCGCCGCACGTCGTCCCCGAGGGAACGGCGTGTGTCCTCTGGCACCGGCGGCACCTGCGCGTCCCCGACCAGCCCGCGGTGACGTACGCGACCCGGGAGTACGAGACCGTCTGTCCCCTGTTCGTCTTCGACCCACACTTCTACGGCGAGGACGCGCTCGCGTGCGACGCCCGGCGGCGGTTCCTCGACGAATCGCTGACCGACCTCCGCGAGCGATACGCCGACCGCGACACCACCCTGGTGTACGCCCACGGGGACCCGCTCGACGTGCTGGCGCAGTTTCGCGACGCGGGGTGGGACGTCGTCGCGACCGCGGACGCGACGAGTCGGTACGGGCGACGACGGGACGACCGCGCGGCCGAGCGGCTCGACGTTCGGTACGTCGACGGGGACGGGATCCGCCGAGGGGTCGACGACCCGCGCGACGAGTGGGCCGAACACGTCGAGTCGTACTTCCGGAGCGACCGGCTGAGTCCCGACGAGTCGGGGTTCGGGAGCCACGGCGTGGACGCCGCGACGAGCGTCGAGGCGATCGAGTCGGCCTACGACGTGACGCCGACGAAGGAGTCGGTCCCCGTCGGCGGGCGGTCGCCGGCGCTCGCGCGCCTCGATCGGTTCCTGGGTCGGATCCACGAGTACCCGGGGTCGATTTCGGCTCCAGCGGCCGCCGAGACGGGGACCAGCCGGCTGTCCCCGTACCTCCGGTTCGGCTGTCTCTCCGTCAGGGAGGTGTTCCAGCGGCTGGAGCGCGAGGCGCCCGAGGGCAGCGGCAAGGAACTGTTCCGCGACCGGCTCTACTGGAATCGCCACTACACCCAGAAGCTCCAGGACTGGCCCGGCTGGACGGAGCGCGCGGTCAATCCCGTCTTCAGATGGCTGAACCGCGACTCGCGCGACGAGGAGCGCATCGACGCGTGGAAGGAGGGGCGGACGGGCTACCCGATGGTCGACGCGTCGATGCGCTGCCTGCGCGAGACGGGGTGGCTCAACTTCCGGATGCGGGCCATGTGCGCGTCGTTCTTCGGCTCCCTGCTGGAACAGCCGTGGCGCGTCGGCGCCGACCACTTCTACGAGCACCTCGTCGACGCCGACCCCGCCATCAACTACACGCAGTGGCAGTACCAGACCGGGCTGACCGGCGTTGCCGCCGTCCGGATCTACAACCCCCGCAAGCAGGCCCGCGAGAACGACCCCGACGGGACCTTCGTCCACCGCTGGGTCCCGGAGTTGGCCGACGTTCCTCCGGAGCATCTCGACAGGCCGGAGAAACTCCCGCTGTCGATGCAGGCGGATCTCGGCGTCGAGATCGGGGAGGACTACCCCCGACCGATCGTCGAGTTCGAGACCGCCCGGCAGGCGGCCCGCGAGCGGTTCGACGCGCTCGCGGCCCGTGCCCGGGAGGCCGCGGATCACCCGGAAGTACGCCGACGGCTCTCTCTGTCGCGGTCGGGACGAACCGACGAGCCGGCGGATCCGAACGCGACGGGGGGAGCGGGCCGGAACGCCGGCCAGTCGAGCCTCGACGCGTTCGAGTAG
- a CDS encoding bacteriorhodopsin, whose protein sequence is MLGTIATAWNVPLQMGQITSRPEWIWLALGTAFMGLGTIYFMMRGMGVEDPDAKKFYAITTLIPAIAFTMYLSMLLGYGLTMVPFAGEEHPIYWARYADWLFTTPLLLLDLALLVDADRGTILALVGADGIMIGTGLIGALTQVYEFRFIWWAVSTAAMLYILYVLYFGFTKKANAMSDDVGSTFRVLRNLVLVLWSAYPVVWLIGSEGAGIVPLNIETLLFMVLDVSAKVGFGLVLLRSRAIFGESSAPEPSADEGATAAD, encoded by the coding sequence ATGTTGGGGACAATAGCAACCGCTTGGAACGTACCGCTGCAGATGGGACAGATCACGTCCCGGCCGGAGTGGATCTGGCTCGCACTCGGGACGGCATTCATGGGACTCGGCACCATCTACTTCATGATGCGCGGGATGGGCGTCGAGGACCCGGACGCGAAGAAGTTCTACGCCATCACGACGCTGATCCCTGCCATCGCGTTCACGATGTACCTGTCGATGCTGCTGGGATACGGCCTCACGATGGTGCCGTTCGCGGGCGAGGAACACCCGATCTACTGGGCGCGGTACGCGGACTGGCTGTTCACCACGCCGTTACTCCTGCTCGACCTCGCGCTGTTGGTCGACGCCGACCGCGGCACAATCCTGGCGCTGGTCGGTGCTGACGGGATCATGATCGGCACCGGGCTCATCGGGGCCCTGACGCAGGTGTACGAGTTCCGCTTCATCTGGTGGGCCGTCAGCACGGCGGCGATGCTGTACATTCTGTACGTGCTGTACTTCGGTTTCACCAAGAAGGCCAACGCGATGAGCGACGACGTCGGGTCGACGTTCCGGGTCCTCCGGAACCTCGTCCTCGTGCTGTGGTCGGCGTATCCCGTCGTGTGGCTGATCGGCAGCGAGGGCGCCGGGATCGTCCCGCTCAACATCGAGACGCTCCTGTTCATGGTGCTCGACGTGAGCGCGAAGGTCGGCTTCGGCCTGGTGCTGCTCCGCAGCCGCGCCATCTTCGGCGAGTCGAGCGCGCCGGAGCCCTCCGCCGACGAGGGTGCCACGGCGGCGGACTGA
- the brz gene encoding transcriptional regulator Brz — MPVKEFPCPQCGAEVAIGLPKGGTVKSITTSERPETTGSKPKARQVRCRNDHEFFVLFEW; from the coding sequence GTGCCCGTCAAGGAGTTCCCGTGTCCGCAGTGCGGCGCCGAGGTCGCGATCGGACTGCCGAAGGGAGGGACGGTGAAGTCGATCACAACCTCGGAACGACCGGAGACCACCGGCTCGAAACCGAAAGCCCGCCAGGTCAGGTGTCGCAACGACCACGAGTTCTTCGTCCTGTTCGAGTGGTGA
- a CDS encoding Brp/Blh family beta-carotene 15,15'-dioxygenase, giving the protein MSSESTVGKRWSVRETTGGLPLTVSRAALIVLTVGFAAGQLVGVQIPLRTQAGVYLFGMVAMNLPHGGYEHFENLRRRAASFQGWYVGVYLLAVGLFAGLFFLAPIAGLALAVSTAVAKGGFGDLHVLEAVYGTEHLRSRTQRVIAAAVRGGAVMVVPMVFWPETFLAFSSVMVNIFEPGALAGVAGDLQARRLMLGGGYGALLLAHLGLGYARATGSGSFLADAAETLLLVAYFAAVPVVIAVGLYFPLWYSARQVARTRAVDDTVIAPDENSGLLDALESDDPKEVTLASWGVLIAGSVATFGLAAALWTVSPQPLGGAGVLIGLVAFWSIFISIVALPHVVVGQWLDGDRGIWYVP; this is encoded by the coding sequence ATGAGCAGCGAGTCAACGGTCGGCAAGCGGTGGTCGGTCCGGGAGACGACGGGGGGGCTCCCGCTGACGGTGTCCCGGGCCGCGCTCATCGTTCTCACTGTCGGCTTCGCCGCCGGTCAGTTGGTCGGTGTACAGATCCCGCTGCGAACGCAAGCAGGGGTCTACCTGTTCGGAATGGTCGCCATGAACCTCCCACACGGCGGCTACGAGCACTTCGAGAACCTCCGTCGACGCGCGGCTTCGTTCCAAGGCTGGTACGTCGGCGTGTATCTGCTCGCGGTGGGGCTGTTTGCCGGCCTGTTCTTCCTGGCACCGATCGCGGGGCTGGCGCTCGCAGTGAGTACCGCCGTGGCGAAGGGCGGGTTCGGTGACCTCCATGTCCTGGAGGCGGTATACGGTACCGAGCACCTTCGGTCCCGCACGCAGCGCGTGATCGCCGCGGCCGTCCGCGGCGGTGCCGTGATGGTCGTCCCGATGGTGTTCTGGCCCGAGACGTTCCTCGCGTTCAGCAGCGTCATGGTGAACATCTTCGAGCCGGGCGCGCTCGCCGGCGTCGCCGGCGACCTCCAGGCGCGTCGCCTGATGCTCGGCGGCGGGTACGGCGCGCTCCTGCTCGCGCACCTCGGGCTCGGGTACGCCCGGGCGACAGGCTCAGGGTCGTTCCTCGCCGACGCCGCCGAAACGCTCCTGCTCGTCGCCTACTTCGCGGCCGTCCCGGTCGTGATCGCGGTCGGGCTCTACTTCCCGCTGTGGTACTCCGCCCGCCAGGTCGCCCGCACGCGGGCCGTCGACGATACCGTCATCGCCCCCGACGAGAACTCCGGGCTGCTCGACGCGCTCGAATCGGACGACCCGAAGGAAGTCACGCTCGCGTCGTGGGGCGTCCTCATCGCCGGGAGTGTCGCGACGTTCGGGCTCGCGGCAGCGCTGTGGACGGTGTCGCCACAACCGCTCGGCGGTGCGGGCGTGTTGATCGGACTCGTCGCGTTCTGGAGTATCTTCATCAGCATCGTGGCGCTCCCCCACGTCGTCGTCGGGCAGTGGCTCGACGGCGACCGCGGCATCTGGTACGTGCCCTGA
- a CDS encoding phytoene desaturase family protein, producing the protein MIDGTPLEDETVTVIGGGVAGLVSACYLADAGATVTVRERNDTLGGVTNRLEVDGFTFDTGPSWYMMPETFDRFFGQFGRSAADYYELERLDPQYRVFFKDGDTVDVTPDLDRTRRLFESYEDGAGDALDEYLKTARRTYEIGMERFVYTDRSRFRDLLDPSIVRAAPALKHLRPMQQYVEGYFDEPKLQQLLQYTLVFLGSSPHETPSLYNLMAHVDFERGVYYPEGGMYSLVEALVDLGRELGVTYRTGQEVTELVPLVDGVRVVAGGESTVADSVVADANPAHVERDLLTEAGVKRDPSYWDEATYGPSALLLYLGVEGSVDPLEHHSLVFPTDWDPHFEQIFDDPGWPDDPAYYLSVASKTDDDVAPDGHHAVVVLVPIAPGLDDDPERVSAFRDQVLADLAAQTDVDLRDRIVVERSVCVSEFAERYRTPDGTALGLAHTLDQTGPLRPAHHAPGVDGLYYTGAFTSPGVGLPMAVISGEHAAEAVARDADPSPISDLAPNL; encoded by the coding sequence ATGATCGACGGCACACCCCTCGAAGACGAGACTGTCACCGTGATCGGTGGCGGCGTCGCCGGCCTCGTGTCAGCGTGTTATCTCGCCGACGCGGGCGCGACCGTCACCGTCAGAGAGCGGAACGACACACTCGGCGGCGTCACGAACCGGCTCGAGGTGGACGGATTCACCTTCGACACCGGCCCCTCGTGGTACATGATGCCCGAGACGTTCGACCGATTCTTCGGGCAGTTCGGCCGCTCGGCGGCCGACTACTACGAGCTCGAACGGCTCGACCCGCAGTATCGCGTGTTCTTCAAGGACGGCGACACCGTCGATGTCACGCCCGACCTGGACCGGACCCGTCGGCTGTTCGAGTCCTACGAGGACGGCGCCGGGGACGCCCTCGACGAGTACCTCAAGACGGCGCGCCGGACCTACGAGATCGGAATGGAGCGGTTCGTCTACACCGACCGCTCGCGGTTCCGCGACCTGCTCGACCCGAGCATCGTCCGGGCCGCGCCCGCACTCAAACACCTGCGACCGATGCAACAGTACGTCGAGGGCTACTTCGACGAGCCGAAGCTCCAACAGCTCCTGCAGTACACGCTTGTGTTCCTCGGGAGTTCTCCCCACGAGACGCCGTCGCTGTACAACCTCATGGCGCACGTCGACTTCGAGCGCGGCGTCTACTATCCCGAGGGCGGGATGTACAGCCTCGTCGAGGCGCTCGTCGACCTCGGACGTGAGCTCGGCGTCACCTACCGGACCGGTCAGGAGGTGACCGAACTGGTACCGCTGGTCGACGGCGTGCGGGTCGTCGCCGGCGGTGAGTCGACCGTCGCGGACAGCGTCGTCGCCGACGCGAACCCCGCACACGTCGAACGCGATCTGTTGACCGAGGCGGGAGTGAAGCGCGACCCGTCCTACTGGGACGAGGCGACGTACGGCCCGTCGGCGCTGCTGTTGTATCTCGGCGTCGAAGGCTCGGTCGACCCGCTCGAACACCACTCGCTCGTGTTCCCGACGGACTGGGACCCTCACTTCGAACAGATCTTCGACGACCCGGGCTGGCCCGACGACCCGGCGTACTACCTCTCGGTGGCGTCGAAGACCGACGACGACGTCGCTCCCGACGGGCACCACGCCGTGGTCGTGTTGGTACCGATCGCCCCAGGCCTCGACGACGATCCGGAACGCGTCTCGGCGTTCCGCGATCAGGTGCTCGCGGACCTCGCAGCACAGACCGACGTCGATCTCCGCGACCGGATCGTCGTCGAGCGCTCGGTGTGCGTCTCCGAGTTCGCCGAGCGCTATCGAACACCCGACGGAACCGCCCTCGGCCTCGCACACACCCTCGACCAAACGGGGCCCCTCCGTCCCGCACATCACGCGCCGGGCGTGGACGGGCTCTACTACACCGGAGCATTCACCTCTCCGGGGGTTGGTCTTCCGATGGCAGTGATCAGCGGCGAACACGCCGCGGAAGCGGTCGCGCGTGACGCGGACCCGTCCCCTATCAGCGACCTCGCACCGAACCTATGA